The following proteins are encoded in a genomic region of Thermococcus henrietii:
- a CDS encoding DUF5711 family protein, with protein MKTRTLAAIALILLVQPHVLALQPSHLWSYSDTCAVFSMAINGNGTIGLAFGYYAELLSPNGKLLWKAPTRGIAYSSALSEGGILLIGTEGRWLQAFKGGKVLWERELKNAVVSVSISQNGSLAVAGDASGWVYLLRNGKLAWEKRVGNYTWSVLLQNDTVFAGSDSGLYSFSVSGKLLWRDNLGPVRKVLTAKNEVLALVVPQSESWSGVVAYSPNGKVLWEKKFNGYARAISTDGKSVAVAGNFGNVTLLDLDGRAIYSVPLIGYAYDVATMNNYTVVSYGKTAELISPNGTVVWFERFNGTAYHVAFSPRGYFLTEYGSHDVQNCYSVIEAWALAGVSPTTPATQTSTRESFGFNPYVGAFLTLAVVLMGVLLWRKRS; from the coding sequence ATGAAGACCCGAACGCTCGCTGCAATCGCGCTCATCCTGTTGGTTCAGCCTCACGTTCTCGCCCTTCAGCCGTCTCATCTCTGGAGCTACTCGGATACCTGCGCCGTGTTCTCGATGGCAATCAACGGGAACGGGACAATCGGCCTCGCCTTCGGCTACTACGCGGAGCTGTTGAGTCCCAACGGAAAACTCCTCTGGAAAGCGCCGACGCGTGGAATAGCATACTCCTCGGCGCTCTCCGAGGGCGGTATACTCCTAATCGGAACCGAAGGCAGGTGGCTTCAGGCTTTCAAGGGCGGAAAGGTCCTCTGGGAGAGGGAACTGAAAAACGCCGTCGTTAGCGTTTCAATCTCTCAGAACGGTAGCCTCGCCGTCGCAGGCGACGCTTCGGGGTGGGTTTACCTGCTTCGGAATGGGAAGCTCGCGTGGGAAAAGCGCGTTGGGAACTACACATGGAGCGTTTTGCTTCAGAACGATACTGTTTTTGCCGGCTCCGATTCGGGGCTCTACTCCTTCTCGGTCTCTGGGAAACTCCTATGGCGCGATAATCTCGGCCCAGTAAGGAAAGTCCTAACGGCCAAAAATGAAGTTTTAGCCCTCGTTGTTCCCCAGTCGGAATCGTGGAGCGGGGTTGTTGCTTATTCACCTAATGGAAAGGTTCTCTGGGAGAAGAAATTCAACGGCTACGCGAGGGCCATCTCAACCGACGGAAAGAGCGTTGCGGTTGCCGGAAACTTCGGCAACGTTACACTGCTCGACCTCGATGGAAGGGCTATCTACTCCGTCCCGCTGATTGGTTACGCCTACGACGTTGCAACGATGAATAACTATACGGTTGTCAGTTACGGAAAGACCGCTGAGCTGATTTCTCCGAACGGAACTGTTGTTTGGTTCGAACGCTTCAATGGGACGGCCTATCACGTCGCGTTCTCGCCGAGGGGCTACTTCCTCACCGAGTACGGCTCCCACGACGTCCAGAACTGCTACAGCGTCATAGAGGCGTGGGCCCTTGCGGGGGTCTCACCGACAACGCCCGCAACCCAAACCTCAACCCGTGAAAGCTTCGGCTTCAACCCGTACGTTGGCGCCTTCCTTACCCTGGCGGTCGTTCTCATGGGGGTCCTGCTATGGCGGAAGCGGTCGTAG
- a CDS encoding CBS domain-containing protein encodes MVVIPRPIDPREIKRIRKELGITQEELARKAGVTQAYIAKLEAGKVDPRLSTLNRILQALLECKKAQPRAKDVMSSPVIFVKPYEKVEKVIKLMNEHNISQIPVVSGNKVVGSVTERTLVRQSLEYEDIYDCKVMEVMEEPFPIVNEDEDLEVVKYLLEDNPAVLVQNREGKIVGIITRVDLFRVGRT; translated from the coding sequence ATGGTGGTCATCCCCCGGCCGATTGACCCCAGGGAAATCAAGCGAATTCGAAAGGAGCTCGGCATAACGCAGGAGGAGCTCGCCAGAAAAGCCGGCGTAACGCAGGCTTACATAGCGAAGCTCGAGGCCGGTAAAGTTGACCCGAGGCTCTCAACGCTGAATCGAATCCTCCAGGCCCTCCTTGAGTGCAAGAAGGCCCAGCCTCGAGCGAAGGACGTTATGTCCTCACCCGTAATCTTCGTCAAGCCCTACGAGAAGGTTGAGAAGGTCATCAAGCTGATGAACGAGCACAACATCTCCCAGATTCCCGTCGTTTCTGGAAACAAGGTGGTTGGCTCTGTAACAGAGAGAACCCTCGTGAGGCAGAGCCTCGAATACGAGGACATCTACGATTGCAAGGTCATGGAGGTAATGGAGGAGCCCTTCCCGATAGTCAACGAGGACGAGGATTTGGAGGTTGTTAAATACCTCCTCGAGGACAACCCGGCGGTTCTCGTCCAGAACAGGGAGGGCAAGATAGTCGGAATCATCACGAGGGTTGACCTCTTCAGAGTCGGCCGGACTTGA
- a CDS encoding DMT family transporter: protein MQTLILGVLLALASAFSWASSTILVRVGLRRLSPIGANIFRLYVASTLFLLIFALTGNLSVFKLPARLLILAFISAQFGFVIGDYFYFNALKRMGVSRTVPITSTYPLWAILWAMLFLGRSVKPHVIIGAVLVVLAIIIVKRAEEEEHADRLGFIFAFVAPISWSVAITIMDYLTKSIPSLQLAGVRMVFAALGVSVFLPRYGEEVRRISRREALVLVGAAVLGLILGQYLFVYSVSLVGSPIAAPVSAINPIIASLLAVLLLKEKPNARIFEGLILAVLGVILISIG from the coding sequence ATGCAAACGCTAATCCTCGGAGTCCTCCTCGCCCTCGCGTCGGCCTTCTCATGGGCCTCATCAACAATACTCGTCAGGGTAGGGCTGAGAAGGCTCTCCCCCATAGGGGCCAACATATTCAGGCTCTACGTCGCCTCAACTCTCTTCCTGCTCATATTCGCGCTCACAGGAAACCTGAGCGTCTTTAAGCTCCCCGCAAGGTTGCTCATCTTAGCCTTTATATCCGCCCAGTTCGGCTTCGTTATCGGCGACTACTTCTACTTTAACGCCCTGAAGAGGATGGGCGTCTCGAGGACCGTGCCCATAACCTCAACATACCCGCTCTGGGCAATCCTGTGGGCGATGCTCTTCCTCGGCAGGAGCGTCAAGCCCCACGTAATCATCGGAGCAGTTCTCGTCGTTCTGGCGATAATAATCGTCAAGAGGGCCGAGGAAGAGGAGCACGCCGACAGGCTCGGCTTCATCTTCGCCTTCGTGGCTCCAATCTCGTGGAGCGTCGCCATAACGATAATGGACTACCTGACGAAGAGCATACCATCGCTCCAGCTGGCGGGAGTTAGAATGGTCTTCGCGGCCCTTGGGGTCTCGGTTTTCCTCCCGAGATACGGGGAGGAGGTGAGGAGGATAAGCAGGAGGGAAGCCCTAGTTCTCGTCGGTGCGGCGGTTCTCGGCCTAATCCTCGGCCAGTACCTCTTCGTCTACTCGGTCTCCCTCGTTGGCTCGCCGATAGCCGCTCCCGTCTCGGCAATAAACCCGATAATAGCGTCCCTGCTCGCGGTTCTCCTGCTGAAGGAGAAGCCGAACGCGAGGATATTCGAGGGACTCATCTTAGCGGTCCTCGGCGTGATTCTCATATCCATCGGCTAA
- the hydG gene encoding NADPH-dependent hydrogenase/sulfhydrogenase 1 subunit gamma translates to MSEVVPKEIMMPDDNPYALHRAKVLKVYRLTDTEKLFLFRFEDPEIAETWTFKPGQFVQLTIPGVGEVPISICSSPMRKGFFELCIRKAGRVTTVVHKLQPGDTVLVRGPYGNGFPVDDWEGMDLLLIAAGLGTAPLRSVFLYAMDNRWKYGNITFINTARYGKDLLFYKELEAMKDLAEAENVKIIQSVTRDPDWPGRHGRPQKFIVEANTNPKKTAVAICGPPRMYKSVFESLINYGYRPENIYVTLERKMKCGIGKCGHCVAGTSTSWKYICKDGPVFGYFDIISTPGLLD, encoded by the coding sequence ATGAGCGAGGTAGTTCCCAAGGAGATTATGATGCCCGACGATAACCCCTACGCCCTCCACAGGGCTAAGGTTCTCAAGGTTTACAGGCTCACCGATACGGAGAAGCTCTTCCTCTTCCGCTTCGAGGACCCCGAGATAGCCGAGACCTGGACGTTCAAGCCCGGCCAGTTCGTCCAGCTCACGATTCCGGGAGTCGGAGAGGTTCCAATAAGCATCTGCTCCTCACCTATGAGGAAGGGCTTCTTCGAGCTGTGCATCAGGAAGGCCGGAAGGGTCACCACCGTCGTCCACAAACTGCAGCCGGGCGATACAGTTCTCGTCCGCGGTCCCTACGGCAACGGCTTCCCCGTTGACGACTGGGAGGGCATGGACCTGCTCCTCATAGCGGCGGGTCTCGGAACGGCACCGCTGAGGAGCGTCTTCCTCTACGCGATGGACAACCGCTGGAAGTACGGTAACATAACCTTCATCAACACCGCCCGCTACGGAAAGGACCTGCTCTTCTACAAGGAGCTTGAAGCCATGAAGGACCTGGCGGAGGCTGAGAACGTCAAGATAATCCAGAGCGTAACCAGAGACCCCGACTGGCCAGGAAGGCACGGAAGGCCCCAGAAGTTCATAGTCGAGGCCAACACCAACCCGAAGAAGACGGCAGTGGCTATCTGCGGTCCGCCAAGGATGTACAAGTCGGTCTTCGAGTCGCTCATCAACTACGGTTACAGGCCGGAGAACATCTACGTGACGCTGGAGAGGAAAATGAAGTGCGGAATAGGAAAATGTGGCCACTGCGTTGCCGGAACGAGCACGAGCTGGAAGTACATCTGCAAAGATGGCCCGGTCTTTGGCTACTTCGACATAATATCAACGCCCGGCCTGCTGGACTGA
- a CDS encoding ABC transporter permease — MSPLKVLTIAEKELREYLLKPGSISWGVVFPLVFTLAFAVRFGDVDHLAPGLLSISVLFGTTSFVSSSVIFERRLRTFERLLVAPVSYLEIVLAKVLTGSLFGLFVGLVSLLFLGFFMAYPIWSTPLLAVYLVLTAVAFSALGLYVSLVVENPINAMTWLNLIRLPMMFTSGAIVSLLLFPRWFLVIGLLTPMTYSVDGLRFAMLHYYDVVNPLYSLFVLLLLAMVFVYLSVTRIERLY, encoded by the coding sequence GTGTCCCCTTTGAAGGTTCTGACAATAGCGGAGAAGGAGCTGAGGGAGTACCTGCTGAAACCCGGTTCAATAAGCTGGGGTGTCGTTTTTCCGCTCGTCTTCACGCTGGCCTTTGCGGTGCGCTTCGGCGACGTTGACCACCTCGCCCCCGGCCTTCTTTCCATCTCGGTCCTCTTTGGCACGACGTCATTCGTTTCCTCCTCCGTAATCTTCGAGAGAAGACTGAGGACGTTTGAAAGGCTCCTCGTTGCGCCCGTGAGCTACCTTGAGATTGTCCTCGCAAAGGTTCTGACAGGTTCCCTCTTCGGGCTCTTCGTCGGCCTCGTGAGCCTGCTCTTCCTGGGGTTCTTCATGGCCTACCCAATCTGGAGCACTCCTCTCCTCGCGGTCTATCTTGTTCTCACGGCCGTCGCCTTCTCCGCCCTTGGCCTCTATGTTTCCCTCGTCGTTGAGAACCCGATAAACGCGATGACGTGGCTCAACCTGATAAGACTGCCCATGATGTTCACGAGCGGGGCGATAGTTTCGCTCCTCCTCTTCCCGAGATGGTTTCTGGTTATTGGCCTGCTCACGCCGATGACGTACTCCGTTGACGGCCTGCGCTTCGCGATGCTCCACTACTACGACGTCGTCAACCCGCTCTACTCTCTCTTCGTCCTGCTCCTGCTTGCGATGGTCTTCGTTTACCTCTCGGTCACGAGGATTGAGCGCCTTTACTGA
- a CDS encoding ABC transporter ATP-binding protein, with protein MAEAVVANNLVKRYGDFEAVRGISFKVKRGEAFALLGPNGAGKTTTVRMLTTLTSITSGEAYVNGFNVKTERLAVRRSIGLVPDVSNLYDELTVRENLLFMAKLYDAPRERVDELIREFELPADKKFGRLSTGFKRRVTIASALVHEPEVLFLDEPTNGLDVHSARAVRALIRALNRRGMTVFITTHNMVEAETIPQRIAIMRDGRIVAEGKRSELAKLVGRKTVVRLSVEPLSSSLLRALERYNPSFEEGKLVFEVDDVDGFLGELCSLKSELGFRVTSLCTEIPGIEDVFVELTKCPCGGCPL; from the coding sequence ATGGCGGAAGCGGTCGTAGCCAACAACCTCGTCAAGCGCTACGGCGATTTCGAGGCAGTAAGGGGAATCAGCTTCAAGGTCAAGAGGGGAGAGGCATTCGCCTTACTCGGTCCTAACGGGGCGGGAAAGACAACCACCGTTAGAATGCTGACGACCCTGACCTCAATAACCTCCGGTGAGGCCTACGTGAACGGCTTCAACGTCAAGACCGAGAGGCTCGCGGTGAGGCGCTCGATAGGCCTCGTTCCGGACGTTTCAAACCTCTACGACGAGCTGACCGTTAGGGAAAACCTGCTCTTCATGGCAAAGCTCTACGACGCCCCCCGTGAGAGGGTCGATGAGCTGATAAGGGAGTTCGAGCTTCCTGCCGATAAGAAGTTCGGCAGGCTGAGCACGGGCTTCAAGAGAAGGGTCACGATAGCCTCGGCCCTCGTCCACGAGCCGGAAGTGCTCTTCCTCGACGAGCCGACGAACGGCCTGGACGTTCACTCCGCGAGGGCCGTTAGGGCCCTAATCCGCGCCCTGAACAGGCGGGGGATGACGGTCTTCATAACGACCCACAACATGGTTGAGGCCGAGACGATTCCCCAGAGGATAGCGATAATGAGAGACGGAAGGATAGTCGCCGAGGGTAAGAGGAGCGAGCTCGCGAAGTTAGTGGGGAGAAAAACCGTCGTCAGACTCTCGGTCGAGCCCCTGAGCTCCTCCCTTCTGAGGGCCCTTGAACGTTACAATCCTTCCTTCGAGGAGGGGAAGCTCGTCTTCGAGGTTGATGATGTTGACGGCTTTCTGGGGGAGCTGTGCTCTCTCAAGTCTGAGCTCGGCTTCAGGGTTACCTCCCTGTGCACCGAGATTCCCGGAATTGAAGACGTTTTCGTCGAGCTGACTAAGTGCCCGTGTGGGGGGTGTCCCCTTTGA
- the hydA gene encoding NADPH-dependent hydrogenase/sulfhydrogenase 1 subunit alpha, with protein sequence MKNVYLPITVDHIARVEGKGGVEIVIGDDGVKEVKLNIIEGPRFFEAITIGKKLDEALAVYPRICSFCSAAHKLTAVEAAEKAIGFTPREEIQALREVLYIGDMIESHALHLYLLVLPDYLGYSGPLHMVDKYKKEIGIALDLKNLGSWMMDELGARAIHQENVVLGGFGKLPSRETLEKMKDKLKEALPKAEYTFELFAKLEQYKEVEGPITHLAVKPRNDVYGIYGDYIKASDGNEFPSEDYKEHIKEFVVEHSFAKHSHYHGKPFMVGAISRVVNNASLLYGRAKELYDAHKELLRPTNPFANNLAQALELVYFIERGIDLLDEALAKWPIMPRDEVEVRDGFGVSTTEAPRGILVYALEVKDGKVAYADIITPTAFNLAMMEEHVRMMAEKHYNDDPERIKFLTEMVVRAYDPCISCSVHVAKL encoded by the coding sequence ATGAAGAACGTTTACCTGCCAATCACCGTTGACCACATCGCAAGGGTAGAGGGCAAGGGTGGCGTCGAGATAGTCATCGGCGACGATGGTGTCAAGGAGGTCAAGCTCAACATCATAGAGGGGCCGAGGTTCTTCGAGGCTATAACCATCGGCAAGAAGCTCGACGAGGCCCTTGCGGTTTACCCGAGGATATGCTCCTTCTGTTCAGCGGCGCACAAGCTCACCGCCGTGGAGGCGGCCGAGAAGGCGATAGGCTTCACCCCACGCGAGGAGATTCAGGCTTTGAGAGAGGTCCTCTACATCGGCGACATGATTGAGAGCCACGCTTTGCATCTCTACCTACTCGTCCTGCCGGACTACCTCGGCTACTCCGGACCGCTCCACATGGTTGATAAGTACAAGAAGGAGATAGGCATAGCCCTCGACCTCAAGAACCTCGGAAGCTGGATGATGGACGAACTCGGCGCGAGGGCCATACACCAGGAGAACGTCGTCCTCGGGGGCTTTGGAAAGCTCCCAAGCAGGGAAACCCTCGAGAAGATGAAGGATAAACTTAAGGAAGCCCTTCCGAAGGCCGAATACACCTTCGAGCTGTTCGCCAAGCTGGAGCAGTACAAGGAAGTCGAAGGGCCGATAACGCACCTCGCCGTGAAGCCGAGGAACGACGTCTACGGAATCTACGGGGACTACATAAAGGCCAGCGACGGAAACGAGTTCCCGAGCGAGGACTACAAGGAGCACATAAAGGAGTTCGTAGTCGAGCACAGCTTCGCCAAGCACTCCCACTACCACGGAAAGCCCTTCATGGTCGGTGCCATCTCGCGCGTCGTCAACAACGCTTCACTCCTCTACGGCAGGGCGAAGGAACTCTACGATGCTCATAAGGAGCTCCTCCGCCCAACGAACCCCTTCGCCAACAACTTAGCTCAGGCCCTTGAGCTCGTTTACTTCATCGAGCGCGGAATCGATTTGCTTGACGAGGCCCTCGCGAAGTGGCCGATAATGCCGAGGGACGAGGTAGAGGTTAGGGACGGCTTCGGCGTCAGCACGACCGAGGCACCGCGCGGAATCCTCGTCTACGCGCTCGAAGTAAAGGACGGAAAGGTCGCCTACGCGGACATCATAACGCCAACCGCCTTCAACCTCGCCATGATGGAGGAGCACGTCAGGATGATGGCCGAGAAGCACTACAACGACGACCCCGAGAGGATTAAGTTCCTCACCGAGATGGTAGTAAGGGCTTACGACCCGTGCATCTCCTGTTCTGTCCATGTAGCGAAGCTCTGA
- the hydD gene encoding NADPH-dependent hydrogenase/sulfhydrogenase 1 subunit delta translates to MEEKKVRIGFYALTSCYGCQLQLAMMDELLKLLPRAEIVCWYMLDRNSVEDEPVDIAFIEGSVSTEEEVELVKKIRENAKIVVAVGSCAVQGGVQSWEKDKPLEELWKTVYGDGKVKFQPKMAEPVSKYIKVDYNIYGCPPEKKDFLYALGTFLVGSWPEDIDYPVCLECRLKGNPCVLLERGEPCLGPITRAGCDARCPGFGIACIGCRGAIGYDVAWFDSLARVFKEKGLTKEEILERMKIFNAHNPKLEEMVEKIFGGESQ, encoded by the coding sequence ATGGAGGAGAAGAAAGTCAGGATTGGGTTTTACGCTCTAACGAGCTGTTACGGCTGTCAGCTCCAGCTGGCGATGATGGACGAACTGCTCAAGCTCCTTCCAAGGGCCGAGATAGTCTGCTGGTACATGCTCGACAGGAACAGCGTCGAGGACGAGCCCGTCGATATCGCGTTCATCGAGGGTAGCGTCTCAACGGAGGAAGAGGTTGAGCTCGTCAAGAAAATCCGCGAGAACGCGAAGATTGTAGTGGCTGTCGGTTCCTGTGCCGTTCAGGGTGGGGTTCAAAGCTGGGAGAAGGACAAGCCCCTTGAGGAGCTCTGGAAGACCGTTTACGGCGACGGAAAGGTCAAGTTCCAGCCCAAGATGGCCGAGCCCGTCTCGAAGTACATCAAGGTGGATTACAACATCTACGGCTGTCCGCCGGAGAAGAAGGACTTCCTCTACGCCCTCGGAACGTTCCTCGTCGGCTCGTGGCCAGAAGATATAGACTACCCGGTCTGCCTTGAGTGCAGGCTGAAGGGCAACCCGTGCGTGCTCCTTGAGAGGGGCGAGCCCTGCCTCGGTCCGATAACGAGGGCCGGCTGTGACGCGAGGTGTCCAGGCTTTGGAATAGCGTGCATCGGTTGCAGGGGCGCGATAGGCTACGACGTTGCCTGGTTCGACTCCCTCGCGAGGGTCTTCAAGGAGAAGGGCCTGACCAAGGAGGAAATCCTTGAGAGGATGAAGATTTTCAACGCCCACAACCCGAAGCTGGAAGAGATGGTTGAGAAAATCTTCGGAGGGGAGAGCCAATGA
- a CDS encoding ABC transporter substrate-binding protein, with protein sequence MKKTALFVVLLLLGAVVATGCIASNGSTSPTSSPSAISSATPTSSTTSLQTSTSTTTSNTAQMEKSYYPITVKDFANRTVTIKGEPKRVVSLAPAITEDLYYLGLLDRVVGDTGYEDWPPAVKNITSVGGYGAYASLEKIASLKPDLIIADNAVLYKKGYLEDLEKIAPVIIVAPKSLDEIPRAIELLGKVFNREDKAKEVIDEFNAKVDAMKELMKDQPKVKVFYVVWNKPLMTAGGNTFISDVISIAGGVNIFNDTKNWPQVSLEEVLARNPDVIILTPHCGMTVEEAYKLFAGTNAVKNGHVYMIENENDLIHPSPRLIRGIETMARILHPDAFKTRYPLTIKDMANRTVTIPKEPQRIVSLAPSITETIFYLGAGDKLVGVTKYADWPPAVKNITKVGGYGAYANLEEIAKLKPDLIIADSAVFYKKGFLEDLEKIAPVVIVDPKSIDGIYQQVELLGKVLNREEQASLVVAEMKAQISYIEGLVANASRPSVMYLVSTYNGYWIAGKDTFADSIIRIAGGKNAFEDVTGWKAVSEEEVVARNPDVVIIASAYVDPKIFCSGPLSTIKAAKAGKVYTVSDPNVFQRPSPRIVLAIKEMAELLHPELFKYQPQPLVCSTNTTANATG encoded by the coding sequence ATGAAGAAAACCGCACTCTTCGTCGTCCTGCTTTTGCTTGGGGCCGTTGTAGCGACGGGCTGTATCGCCTCAAATGGAAGTACGAGTCCCACCTCATCCCCCTCGGCCATATCTAGCGCCACACCGACCAGCTCAACGACGAGCCTCCAAACCTCGACCTCAACGACGACTTCAAACACGGCCCAGATGGAGAAGAGCTACTACCCGATAACGGTCAAGGACTTCGCGAACAGGACGGTTACAATCAAGGGGGAACCCAAGCGCGTCGTTTCCCTCGCACCGGCAATTACAGAGGACCTCTACTACCTCGGCCTTCTCGATAGGGTCGTCGGAGACACCGGTTACGAGGACTGGCCTCCAGCCGTTAAGAACATAACTTCCGTCGGTGGCTACGGAGCCTACGCAAGCCTTGAGAAGATAGCGAGCCTCAAGCCCGACCTGATTATAGCCGACAACGCCGTCCTCTACAAGAAGGGCTACCTTGAGGACCTCGAGAAGATTGCGCCGGTTATAATCGTGGCCCCCAAGAGCCTCGACGAGATACCCAGGGCGATAGAGCTCCTCGGCAAGGTCTTCAACAGGGAAGATAAGGCCAAAGAGGTCATCGACGAGTTCAACGCCAAGGTCGATGCAATGAAGGAGCTCATGAAGGACCAGCCGAAGGTCAAGGTCTTCTACGTCGTCTGGAACAAGCCCCTCATGACCGCCGGCGGAAACACCTTCATAAGCGACGTCATCAGCATCGCCGGTGGTGTGAACATCTTCAACGACACCAAGAACTGGCCTCAGGTCAGCCTTGAGGAGGTTCTCGCAAGGAACCCGGACGTCATAATACTCACCCCCCACTGCGGTATGACCGTCGAGGAAGCCTACAAGCTCTTCGCCGGAACCAACGCGGTGAAGAACGGCCATGTTTACATGATTGAGAACGAGAACGACCTTATCCACCCGAGCCCGAGGCTAATCCGCGGAATCGAGACCATGGCAAGAATCCTCCACCCCGACGCCTTCAAGACCAGGTACCCGCTCACGATTAAGGACATGGCCAACAGGACCGTCACAATCCCGAAGGAGCCCCAGAGGATTGTCTCACTCGCCCCGAGCATCACCGAGACGATATTCTACCTCGGAGCCGGTGACAAGCTCGTTGGCGTCACGAAGTACGCAGACTGGCCCCCGGCGGTTAAGAACATCACCAAGGTCGGTGGCTACGGAGCCTACGCGAACCTTGAAGAGATTGCAAAGCTCAAGCCGGATTTAATCATAGCCGACAGCGCGGTCTTCTACAAGAAGGGGTTCCTTGAGGACCTCGAGAAGATTGCACCGGTGGTAATCGTCGACCCGAAGAGCATCGATGGAATCTACCAGCAGGTTGAACTCCTCGGAAAGGTTCTCAACAGGGAGGAGCAGGCTTCCCTCGTCGTGGCGGAGATGAAGGCCCAGATAAGCTACATCGAGGGGCTCGTCGCCAACGCGAGCAGGCCGAGCGTGATGTACCTCGTCAGCACCTACAACGGCTACTGGATAGCCGGAAAGGACACCTTCGCCGACAGCATAATCCGGATTGCCGGCGGTAAGAACGCCTTCGAGGACGTTACCGGCTGGAAGGCCGTGAGCGAGGAAGAGGTTGTAGCGAGAAACCCCGACGTGGTGATTATAGCCTCGGCCTACGTTGACCCGAAGATATTCTGCTCAGGCCCGCTCTCGACGATAAAGGCGGCAAAGGCCGGAAAGGTCTACACCGTGAGCGACCCCAACGTCTTCCAGAGGCCAAGCCCGAGGATTGTGCTGGCAATCAAAGAGATGGCAGAACTGCTTCACCCAGAGCTCTTCAAGTACCAGCCGCAACCCCTCGTCTGCTCCACCAACACGACGGCCAACGCGACCGGCTAA
- the hydB gene encoding NADPH-dependent hydrogenase/sulfhydrogenase 1 subunit beta: protein MRYVKLPRENTYAFLERLKEWGKLYAPVKISEKFYDFREVDDVRKVEFHYNRTIMPPKKFFFKPREKLFEFDLSKPEYRETIEDVEPFVLFGVHACDIFGLKILDTVYLDELPDKYYKVRREKGIIIGISCMPDEYCFCNLRETDFADDGFDLFFHELPDGWLVRVGSPKGHRIVDKNIKLFEEVTTEDICAFREFERKRSQAFKYHEDWGDLRYLLELEMEHPMWEEEAEKCLACGICNTTCPTCRCYEVQDIVNLDGVTGYRERRWDSCQFRSHGLVAGGHNFRPTKKDRFMNRYLCKNSYNEKLGLSFCVGCGRCTAFCPAGISFVRNLRVILGLEERSCPAKIAEEIPKKGFAYAENIRGEDV from the coding sequence TTGAGATACGTTAAGTTGCCAAGGGAAAACACCTACGCCTTCCTTGAAAGGCTCAAGGAGTGGGGCAAGCTCTACGCCCCGGTCAAGATATCGGAGAAGTTCTACGACTTCCGCGAAGTTGATGACGTCAGGAAGGTGGAGTTCCACTACAACAGGACTATAATGCCCCCGAAGAAGTTCTTCTTCAAGCCCAGGGAGAAGCTCTTCGAGTTCGACCTCAGCAAGCCTGAATACAGAGAGACCATCGAGGACGTCGAGCCCTTCGTGCTCTTTGGAGTTCACGCCTGCGACATCTTTGGACTCAAGATACTCGACACCGTTTACCTCGACGAGCTCCCCGACAAGTACTACAAGGTTCGCAGGGAGAAGGGAATCATAATAGGAATCAGCTGTATGCCGGACGAGTACTGCTTCTGCAACCTCCGCGAGACGGATTTTGCCGATGACGGCTTCGACCTGTTCTTCCACGAGCTCCCCGACGGCTGGCTGGTCCGCGTTGGCTCGCCCAAGGGACACAGGATAGTTGACAAGAACATCAAGCTCTTCGAGGAGGTCACCACCGAAGACATCTGCGCCTTCAGGGAGTTCGAGAGGAAGAGGAGTCAAGCGTTTAAGTACCACGAGGACTGGGGAGACCTGCGCTACCTGCTCGAGCTTGAGATGGAGCACCCTATGTGGGAGGAAGAGGCCGAGAAGTGCCTCGCCTGCGGAATCTGCAACACGACCTGCCCGACCTGCCGCTGCTACGAGGTGCAGGACATAGTCAACCTCGACGGCGTAACCGGCTACCGCGAGAGGCGCTGGGATTCCTGCCAGTTCAGGAGCCACGGCCTCGTTGCCGGTGGCCACAACTTCAGGCCCACCAAAAAGGACCGCTTCATGAACCGCTACCTCTGTAAGAACTCCTACAACGAGAAGCTCGGGTTAAGCTTCTGCGTCGGTTGCGGTCGCTGTACCGCATTTTGTCCGGCCGGCATAAGCTTCGTTCGCAACCTGCGCGTCATCCTCGGCCTTGAGGAGCGCTCCTGCCCGGCCAAGATAGCCGAGGAGATACCGAAGAAGGGCTTCGCCTACGCCGAAAACATAAGGGGTGAGGACGTATGA